A stretch of Kaistella flava (ex Peng et al. 2021) DNA encodes these proteins:
- a CDS encoding DUF2723 domain-containing protein produces the protein MKNWSFKKWNTLIGWVVFIIAFFTYLSTIEPNFSFWDCGEYIASAVKLEVTHAPGAALFQLVGAVVAVFAFGNGEHYSIVINAMSALFSAFTILFLFWTITHLVRRLLHKDFNDITKHQEISILFAGVIGALCFTFSDTFWFSAVEGEVYSMASMFIALLLWLVTKWENEYLESDNERWIILIFFVTGLSVGVHMMAMLVIPAVCFIYYARNYEFTWKSFLWANVITLFILAMVFKGIFPLIMTLFGKMEIFAVNGIGLPFHSGTIIAFIILIALCYFALKYARKSKKNIYQTIVLSVVYMMIGFSCWMVIPIRANANPPMNLNNPDTAIGMLDYYNREQYGDWPTSYGQNYTAYLDANGIQKNEDGSYKTTKTGDVYEKDEKTGTYRKVGERFNYVFSQDQVSFLPRMFNEDKSVMENYISMYGAPDFTFNYANEEVADNPEAIKIFDDLRKKYEEGSIKAADYLQVKPYNLINVQRPSLGQNLDYFFTFQNGYYFVRYLMWNFVGRQNDLEGNMENNRGNWISGIPFVDNAMYGDQSQMPAKFKNESTVGFFFLPLLLGLIGFFFQLNRDFGRFYAILSLFIITSVGIVFYTGVKPFEVRERDYAMVGSFYAFAIWIGLGAGAILWYLQEKVKSDALNIGAGVILMGIPLMMGFQNYNVHDRSGRYTAYDYAYSTLKSLPKDDILFVYGDNDTYPIWGMQETSGLRDDVKVVNFTLLSTPWNIDQVKRRTYNSMPVPSVFTHEDYRDGTNDQIFLMSKKDWQNIFANMKEQGAPDDVFPEFRKFLTQDSMTLKEAVNFIKIKSDDKDQILKMIFGEAKYEKFNFLPVSKFILPVNKANALKAGTIEQKDLASTVDQITIDYKKTSMFKNNLLLMDILANFDWKRPINFSSGGVYDPENLFFLGNYLQYDGFSYRLVPIETKEREDGEMGRVDANSLYNIVKNYKWGNFKDLKVHFDETCTQNIVSYRSSASRAAEALALSGQKAKAVEILDLASREIPVAKYNDPRSLSSMVYGYIVAGQEQKGLKLAEELKKGIFTEYDYYNSLSPKDQRFVGRQMRTKPMEYSLVVGAVADAYTKIGQKSKGYDYLVKSIEPIDKKFNNFVKDLHTMGKEKAFNESEKVQKITPFYTYLFDIMNPYDSTYAKEKEAQITAAIMKATQ, from the coding sequence ATGAAAAATTGGTCTTTTAAAAAGTGGAATACCCTAATCGGCTGGGTGGTCTTCATTATTGCATTTTTTACTTATTTATCAACCATTGAACCGAATTTCAGTTTTTGGGATTGTGGAGAATATATTGCTTCGGCAGTGAAACTGGAAGTTACGCACGCTCCCGGAGCAGCCCTTTTCCAGTTGGTTGGTGCAGTCGTAGCAGTATTTGCTTTTGGTAATGGTGAGCATTATTCAATCGTTATTAATGCAATGTCTGCTTTATTCAGCGCATTTACGATTTTATTCCTTTTCTGGACTATTACGCATCTTGTAAGAAGATTGCTTCACAAAGATTTTAATGACATTACAAAACATCAGGAAATCTCCATTTTATTTGCGGGTGTGATTGGTGCTTTATGTTTTACGTTTTCAGATACGTTCTGGTTTTCAGCCGTAGAAGGGGAAGTTTATTCGATGGCGTCAATGTTCATCGCACTTTTATTATGGTTAGTGACGAAATGGGAAAATGAATATTTAGAAAGCGATAACGAACGTTGGATTATTCTAATATTCTTCGTAACAGGTTTATCAGTAGGAGTTCACATGATGGCGATGTTGGTAATCCCAGCAGTTTGCTTTATATATTATGCTAGAAATTATGAGTTCACTTGGAAAAGTTTCCTTTGGGCAAACGTAATAACATTGTTTATTTTAGCGATGGTATTTAAAGGAATCTTCCCTTTAATAATGACTTTATTCGGAAAGATGGAAATATTTGCCGTGAATGGAATAGGATTGCCTTTCCACTCAGGTACTATTATCGCTTTCATTATTTTAATTGCACTTTGTTATTTTGCACTTAAATACGCTCGCAAAAGCAAGAAAAACATTTATCAAACCATCGTGCTTTCTGTGGTTTATATGATGATTGGTTTTTCATGTTGGATGGTAATTCCAATCAGAGCTAATGCTAATCCGCCGATGAATCTTAATAATCCTGATACCGCAATTGGGATGCTGGATTATTACAACAGAGAGCAATATGGTGACTGGCCAACTTCTTATGGTCAAAATTACACCGCTTATTTAGATGCCAACGGAATTCAGAAAAATGAAGATGGAAGCTATAAAACGACGAAAACTGGTGACGTTTACGAAAAAGATGAAAAAACTGGAACTTACCGAAAAGTAGGAGAACGATTTAATTATGTGTTCAGCCAAGATCAAGTAAGCTTTTTACCGAGAATGTTTAATGAAGATAAATCGGTAATGGAAAATTATATTTCCATGTATGGTGCTCCAGATTTCACTTTTAATTACGCCAATGAAGAGGTTGCCGATAATCCGGAAGCTATTAAAATCTTTGATGATTTAAGAAAAAAATATGAAGAAGGAAGTATTAAAGCTGCGGATTACTTACAGGTAAAACCTTATAATTTAATTAATGTCCAGAGACCTTCTTTGGGACAAAATTTAGATTATTTCTTCACCTTCCAAAACGGATATTACTTTGTAAGATACCTAATGTGGAACTTTGTTGGAAGACAAAACGACCTCGAAGGAAATATGGAAAACAACCGTGGAAACTGGATTTCCGGAATTCCATTTGTTGATAATGCAATGTATGGCGATCAAAGTCAAATGCCCGCAAAATTCAAAAATGAAAGTACAGTTGGATTTTTCTTCTTGCCACTATTATTAGGATTGATTGGTTTCTTTTTCCAACTCAATCGGGATTTCGGCAGATTCTACGCGATCTTGTCCTTGTTCATTATAACGAGTGTCGGAATTGTTTTCTACACCGGAGTGAAACCATTTGAAGTTCGGGAAAGAGATTACGCAATGGTCGGTTCCTTTTACGCTTTTGCGATTTGGATTGGTCTCGGAGCCGGAGCGATACTTTGGTATTTACAGGAAAAAGTAAAATCTGATGCTTTAAATATCGGAGCCGGAGTTATTTTAATGGGAATTCCATTAATGATGGGCTTCCAGAATTACAATGTACATGATCGTAGTGGACGATATACCGCTTATGATTATGCTTATTCCACTTTAAAATCTTTACCAAAAGACGATATCCTTTTTGTTTATGGCGATAATGATACCTATCCGATTTGGGGAATGCAGGAAACTTCCGGACTTCGTGATGATGTGAAAGTAGTGAATTTTACTTTGCTTTCAACTCCTTGGAATATCGATCAGGTGAAGAGAAGAACGTATAATTCAATGCCGGTTCCTTCTGTATTTACGCATGAAGATTACCGTGACGGAACCAATGATCAAATCTTTTTAATGAGCAAAAAAGATTGGCAAAATATCTTTGCCAATATGAAAGAGCAAGGTGCGCCGGATGACGTTTTCCCTGAGTTTAGAAAATTCTTGACTCAAGATTCTATGACTTTAAAAGAAGCTGTCAATTTTATTAAAATTAAATCTGATGATAAAGATCAAATTTTAAAAATGATTTTTGGTGAAGCTAAATATGAGAAGTTTAATTTCTTGCCAGTTTCTAAATTCATTTTGCCAGTAAATAAAGCAAACGCTTTAAAAGCCGGAACAATAGAACAAAAAGATTTGGCAAGTACTGTAGATCAAATTACCATTGATTATAAGAAAACCAGCATGTTCAAAAACAATTTATTGTTGATGGATATTTTAGCAAACTTCGATTGGAAGCGTCCGATTAATTTCTCTTCAGGTGGAGTTTATGATCCAGAAAATCTTTTCTTTTTAGGAAATTATTTGCAGTATGACGGATTCAGTTACCGATTGGTTCCGATTGAAACCAAAGAGCGTGAAGACGGAGAAATGGGTAGAGTTGATGCTAACTCCCTTTATAATATTGTTAAAAATTACAAATGGGGTAATTTCAAAGATTTGAAAGTTCATTTTGATGAAACCTGTACCCAGAATATTGTGAGCTATAGAAGTTCAGCAAGTCGCGCGGCAGAAGCTTTAGCGCTATCTGGACAAAAAGCAAAAGCCGTTGAAATATTAGATTTAGCTTCCAGAGAAATTCCAGTTGCTAAATATAATGATCCACGTTCTTTAAGTTCAATGGTTTATGGATATATCGTTGCGGGGCAAGAACAAAAAGGATTAAAACTGGCAGAAGAATTAAAGAAAGGAATCTTCACAGAATACGATTACTACAATAGTTTATCACCAAAAGATCAACGTTTTGTGGGCAGACAAATGAGAACCAAACCGATGGAATATTCATTAGTTGTTGGAGCAGTTGCTGATGCTTATACGAAGATTGGACAGAAATCAAAAGGGTATGATTATTTAGTAAAATCGATAGAGCCGATTGATAAAAAATTCAATAATTTTGTTAAAGATTTGCACACAATGGGTAAAGAAAAAGCATTTAATGAATCAGAGAAAGTTCAGAAAATCACCCCGTTCTATACTTATCTTTTCGACATTATGAATCCTTATGATTCGACTTATGCAAAAGAAAAAGAAGCGCAAATTACCGCAGCAATAATGAAAGCAACGCAATAG
- a CDS encoding aminotransferase class I/II-fold pyridoxal phosphate-dependent enzyme: MKDIFDRLRENPGPLGQFADYAEGYFVFPKLEGPIGPRMKFQGREVIFWSANDYLGLCNHPEVLEADAKAAAEFGMFYPMGARAMSGETEQHQQLERELAEFVKKDSAYLLNFGYQGMVSTIDALVGRHDVIVYDSDSHACIVDGVRLHMGKSFTYKHNDIASLEKNLVRATKVAEEQGGGILVITEGVFGMRGMQGKIKEICELKSKFNFRLLVDDAHGFGTLGETGAGAGEEQGCQDQIDVYFSTFAKSMAGFGAFIAADKDIIGILKYNLRSQVFAKSLTMPMVIGGLKRLDLLRSRPEIKAKLWENVHKLQNGLKERGFNLGGSDTCVTPVMMEGSTVEATLLSRDLRENFGIFTSVVIYPVIPKGMILLRLIPTASHTDSEINETLAAFEAIHEKLVSGFYKEQEQKLLEEKQLQFKES, encoded by the coding sequence ATGAAAGATATTTTTGATCGCCTTAGAGAAAACCCAGGTCCATTAGGACAATTTGCAGATTACGCAGAGGGCTACTTTGTTTTCCCAAAATTAGAAGGTCCAATTGGTCCGAGAATGAAATTCCAGGGTAGAGAGGTGATTTTCTGGAGTGCTAATGATTACTTAGGTCTTTGTAACCACCCAGAAGTTTTAGAAGCAGATGCAAAAGCTGCAGCTGAATTTGGAATGTTTTATCCAATGGGCGCGAGAGCGATGTCTGGTGAAACTGAACAACATCAGCAATTAGAAAGAGAATTAGCAGAATTCGTAAAAAAAGATTCCGCTTATCTTTTAAATTTCGGTTATCAAGGAATGGTTTCTACCATTGATGCTTTAGTTGGCAGACATGATGTTATCGTTTATGATTCAGATTCTCACGCTTGTATCGTTGATGGAGTTCGTCTTCACATGGGTAAAAGTTTTACATATAAGCATAATGATATCGCTAGTTTAGAGAAAAATCTTGTTAGAGCAACCAAAGTTGCAGAAGAACAAGGTGGTGGTATTCTAGTGATTACCGAAGGAGTTTTCGGAATGCGTGGAATGCAGGGAAAAATCAAAGAAATTTGTGAATTAAAATCAAAATTTAATTTTAGATTATTAGTTGATGATGCTCACGGATTTGGAACTTTAGGAGAAACCGGTGCTGGTGCTGGTGAAGAGCAAGGTTGTCAAGATCAAATCGATGTGTACTTCTCTACTTTTGCTAAATCAATGGCAGGTTTTGGAGCGTTCATCGCTGCAGATAAAGATATTATTGGAATCTTAAAATATAATTTACGTTCGCAGGTTTTTGCAAAATCTTTAACAATGCCAATGGTTATTGGAGGTTTAAAAAGATTAGACCTACTTCGTTCAAGACCAGAAATCAAAGCGAAGCTTTGGGAAAATGTTCACAAACTTCAAAATGGTTTAAAAGAAAGAGGATTTAACTTAGGAGGATCTGATACTTGTGTAACCCCTGTAATGATGGAAGGTTCTACTGTAGAAGCTACCCTACTTTCAAGAGATTTAAGAGAAAACTTTGGGATTTTCACTTCTGTCGTAATCTATCCGGTTATTCCAAAAGGAATGATTTTGTTAAGATTAATTCCAACTGCATCTCATACCGATTCAGAAATTAATGAAACGCTTGCCGCATTTGAAGCAATTCACGAAAAATTAGTTTCAGGCTTTTATAAAGAGCAGGAGCAAAAATTGTTAGAGGAAAAACAACTTCAATTTAAAGAGTCATAA
- a CDS encoding PLP-dependent cysteine synthase family protein: protein MTNVHDNILGLIGNTPLVRLNEVTKEIPATVYAKLESFNPGHSTKDRIAIHIIEAAERKGLLKPGSTVVETTSGNTGFSIAMVCIIKGYHCILAVSDKTKKEKIAYLKALGATVYICPANVAADDPRSYYEVAKRVASETPNSIYINQYFNELNIDAHYRTTGPEIWEQTDGKITHLIACTGTGGTLSGSAKFLKEKNPNIKVIGVDASGSILKSFHETGEIHKEDIHPYQIEGMGKNLIPAALLFDKIDEFVRVNDEMAAYRTREIALKEAIMGGYTTGAVTQGLLQYANSHEFTKDDLVVALFPDHGSRYITKVYSDAWMAEQGFVNNCVHNYDEVFKTELIK from the coding sequence ATGACTAATGTTCACGATAACATTCTGGGCCTAATTGGTAACACTCCTTTAGTTAGACTAAATGAAGTTACAAAAGAGATTCCGGCCACAGTATACGCTAAATTAGAATCTTTTAATCCCGGCCATTCTACAAAGGACAGAATTGCAATTCATATCATAGAAGCAGCTGAAAGAAAAGGCTTGTTAAAACCCGGCTCAACCGTGGTAGAAACAACTTCCGGAAATACCGGTTTTTCAATTGCGATGGTTTGTATTATCAAAGGCTATCATTGTATTCTTGCCGTAAGTGATAAAACAAAGAAGGAAAAAATTGCCTATCTAAAAGCTTTAGGTGCAACGGTATATATTTGTCCTGCAAATGTAGCTGCAGACGATCCTCGATCTTATTACGAAGTTGCTAAAAGAGTAGCTTCCGAAACGCCAAATTCAATATACATTAATCAGTATTTTAATGAATTAAATATTGATGCACATTACCGAACAACTGGTCCCGAAATTTGGGAACAAACCGATGGTAAAATTACCCACCTTATTGCTTGCACAGGAACAGGTGGAACTTTATCAGGTTCTGCGAAATTTTTGAAAGAAAAGAATCCTAATATCAAAGTGATAGGCGTTGACGCTTCTGGATCGATTCTCAAAAGTTTCCATGAAACTGGCGAAATTCACAAAGAAGACATTCATCCTTATCAAATTGAAGGAATGGGAAAAAACCTAATTCCAGCAGCTTTGCTGTTTGATAAAATCGATGAGTTCGTTCGCGTGAATGATGAAATGGCAGCTTATAGAACTCGAGAAATTGCACTGAAAGAAGCCATCATGGGTGGTTACACAACAGGTGCAGTAACACAAGGTCTTTTACAATATGCGAATTCTCATGAATTCACCAAAGATGATTTGGTAGTTGCACTATTCCCGGATCACGGTTCCAGATACATTACTAAAGTATATAGTGATGCATGGATGGCCGAACAGGGATTCGTTAATAATTGTGTCCATAATTATGACGAAGTTTTCAAAACAGAATTAATAAAATAA
- the rnk gene encoding nucleoside diphosphate kinase regulator, giving the protein MSQVIITKQDFNKIHRSITDAKAKNSIKKEEAEKLLAELKSAKIVEQDQVESDVVTMNSIVKIHFQNNKTTMEFQLVYPADANIKERKISIFSSVASALIGYKVGDEIDWLIPSGMTKIVIDEIIYQPESAGDFDL; this is encoded by the coding sequence ATGAGCCAAGTTATAATTACCAAACAGGATTTTAATAAAATCCACAGATCTATTACTGACGCTAAAGCAAAGAACAGCATCAAAAAAGAAGAAGCTGAAAAACTACTCGCTGAATTAAAATCTGCAAAAATTGTAGAACAGGATCAAGTTGAAAGTGATGTGGTTACTATGAATTCTATTGTGAAAATTCACTTTCAGAATAACAAAACGACCATGGAATTCCAACTGGTTTATCCCGCTGATGCGAATATTAAGGAACGTAAGATTTCGATATTTTCCTCAGTTGCTTCAGCCTTGATTGGTTATAAAGTTGGTGACGAAATCGATTGGTTGATTCCTTCCGGAATGACTAAAATTGTAATAGATGAAATAATTTATCAGCCAGAATCTGCAGGGGATTTTGATTTGTAA
- a CDS encoding B12-binding domain-containing radical SAM protein yields the protein MKDLLLITPPFTQLNTPYPATAYIKGFLNTKNISSYQIDLGIEVILELFSKSGIEKVFATNTTEITSENSKRIFALREEYIKTIDQVILFLQNHNPTLARQICSMNFLPEASRFNQLDDMEYAFGNMGLQDKAKHLATLYLEDISDYIVENIDADFGFSRYAERIGQSANSFDELYSKLNAPQTFTDEFTLKLLKEELDAVQPKLVCFSVPFPGNLYSAFRCAQFIKANYPGLKIVMGGGFPNTELRELKDPRVFEFFDYITLDDGELPIELVYENVISGKAISEGEFKRTFILENQEVTYKNNTTKSDYKQAFIGTPDYTDLLLDQYISVIEIANPMHSLWSDGRWNKLTMAHGCYWGKCTFCDISLDYVKLYEPISAKILVDRMEELIAQTGESGFHFVDEAAPPALMREVALEILRRNLVVTWWTNIRFEKSFSRDLCFLLKTSGLVAVSGGLEVASDRLLKLIDKGVSVNQVAKVTRNFTEAGVMVHSYLMYGFPTQTVQETVDSLEMVRQLFEMGIVQSGFWHQFAMTAHSPIGNNPEEFGVKPLKKEILFAHNDIDFTDETGIDHSKFSFGLKKSLFNFMHGINFDLPLKDWFDFKIPKTTIHPDYIHDCLLEEENFIFKGNSKLVFLDKNANVENFVKKTRAGAFEYTRLTFHLKTNIVKIELERDQAAWLMKIFAENSTDNPKKITLQQLKTNFEETFEDFELFWFSKPIQQLKENGVILSL from the coding sequence TTGAAAGATCTGCTTCTAATCACTCCGCCTTTTACCCAACTCAACACTCCTTATCCGGCGACAGCCTATATTAAAGGTTTTTTGAATACTAAAAACATTTCAAGTTATCAGATTGATTTGGGCATTGAAGTGATTTTGGAATTATTCTCCAAAAGTGGTATAGAAAAAGTCTTTGCAACAAATACTACTGAAATTACCTCTGAAAACTCAAAGCGAATTTTTGCTTTACGAGAAGAATATATTAAGACGATTGATCAGGTTATTCTTTTTCTACAAAATCATAATCCGACTTTAGCAAGGCAAATCTGCAGCATGAATTTCTTGCCGGAAGCTTCCCGTTTTAATCAGCTTGATGATATGGAATACGCTTTCGGAAATATGGGTTTACAGGATAAAGCCAAACATCTTGCGACTTTATATTTGGAAGATATTTCAGATTACATTGTTGAAAATATCGATGCTGATTTCGGCTTTAGCAGATATGCAGAACGAATCGGACAAAGTGCCAATTCCTTTGATGAATTGTATTCAAAATTAAATGCACCTCAAACTTTTACAGATGAATTCACTTTAAAATTGTTAAAGGAAGAATTAGATGCAGTGCAGCCCAAATTGGTTTGCTTTTCTGTTCCCTTTCCTGGGAATTTATATTCTGCTTTTCGATGTGCTCAATTTATAAAAGCCAATTATCCCGGACTTAAAATTGTCATGGGCGGCGGTTTTCCAAACACGGAATTACGGGAATTAAAAGATCCGCGTGTCTTCGAATTTTTTGATTATATCACTTTAGATGATGGTGAATTACCGATCGAATTGGTTTATGAAAATGTCATTTCAGGAAAAGCGATTTCAGAAGGAGAATTTAAAAGAACTTTTATCTTAGAAAATCAGGAAGTCACTTATAAAAATAATACGACGAAATCAGACTATAAGCAAGCTTTTATAGGAACGCCGGATTATACCGATTTACTTCTAGATCAATATATTTCCGTTATAGAAATCGCCAATCCAATGCACAGTTTATGGAGCGACGGACGTTGGAATAAACTGACCATGGCGCACGGTTGCTATTGGGGAAAATGTACTTTCTGTGACATTTCTTTAGATTACGTTAAACTTTATGAACCTATTTCTGCTAAAATTTTAGTGGATCGAATGGAAGAACTGATTGCACAAACCGGAGAATCAGGTTTCCATTTTGTAGATGAAGCCGCGCCTCCTGCTTTGATGAGAGAAGTAGCTTTGGAAATTTTACGTCGAAATCTTGTCGTGACTTGGTGGACGAATATTCGGTTTGAAAAAAGCTTCAGCAGAGATTTATGTTTCTTATTAAAAACTTCTGGTTTGGTCGCAGTTTCAGGCGGATTAGAAGTTGCGAGTGATCGTTTACTGAAATTGATTGACAAAGGAGTTTCTGTAAATCAAGTTGCGAAAGTAACCAGAAATTTTACCGAAGCTGGCGTGATGGTTCACTCCTATTTAATGTATGGATTCCCGACTCAAACGGTTCAGGAAACGGTGGATTCTTTAGAAATGGTCAGACAATTATTTGAAATGGGAATTGTACAAAGTGGTTTCTGGCATCAGTTTGCCATGACTGCACACTCACCGATTGGAAATAATCCGGAAGAGTTCGGTGTAAAACCTCTTAAAAAAGAAATCCTGTTTGCACATAATGATATCGACTTTACCGACGAAACGGGAATTGATCACAGCAAATTTAGTTTTGGTTTAAAGAAATCTCTATTTAATTTTATGCACGGAATCAATTTCGATTTACCGCTAAAAGATTGGTTCGATTTTAAAATTCCGAAAACAACAATTCATCCGGATTATATTCACGACTGTCTTTTAGAAGAAGAGAATTTTATTTTTAAAGGAAACTCAAAATTAGTTTTTCTGGATAAAAATGCGAATGTCGAAAACTTCGTTAAAAAAACAAGAGCTGGCGCTTTTGAATATACCCGATTGACCTTTCACCTGAAAACCAATATTGTAAAAATAGAATTGGAAAGAGATCAAGCAGCGTGGTTGATGAAAATCTTCGCTGAAAACTCTACAGACAATCCTAAAAAAATTACACTGCAACAACTCAAAACTAACTTTGAAGAAACGTTTGAGGATTTTGAATTATTCTGGTTTTCAAAACCGATACAGCAATTGAAAGAAAACGGCGTTATTCTTAGTTTGTAA